From a region of the Stenotrophomonas sp. BIO128-Bstrain genome:
- a CDS encoding FadR/GntR family transcriptional regulator yields MSEPRLYQSIAAEIVALIEKGEFPPGSRLPGERDLAERLGVSRVTVREAEIALEAQGLITIKTGSGVYVKAKPSQAPGALPDVSAFDLTAARAVIEAEAAAMAASRITDAELEDLAGLIAAMVDPNSGEAAASEADRQFHLSIARIAGNPVVEHCVQLIWRMRNELPRVKQVYANVCHNDDDTRDEEHTRILDALRQRDPAAARLAMRNHFQRLFESMLEATENEALAEIRRRTQQDRERFRAATGH; encoded by the coding sequence ATGTCCGAACCCCGTCTGTACCAGTCCATTGCCGCCGAAATCGTCGCGCTGATCGAGAAGGGCGAATTCCCGCCGGGCTCGCGCCTGCCGGGCGAACGCGACCTGGCCGAACGCCTGGGCGTGAGCCGGGTGACGGTGCGGGAGGCGGAAATCGCCCTGGAAGCGCAGGGCCTGATCACCATCAAGACCGGCTCGGGCGTTTACGTGAAGGCCAAACCGTCACAGGCGCCGGGCGCACTGCCCGATGTCTCGGCGTTCGACCTGACCGCCGCCCGCGCGGTGATCGAGGCCGAGGCCGCAGCGATGGCGGCCAGCCGCATCACCGATGCCGAACTGGAGGACCTGGCCGGCCTGATCGCGGCCATGGTCGACCCCAATTCGGGCGAAGCGGCGGCCAGCGAGGCCGACCGCCAGTTCCACCTCTCGATCGCGCGGATCGCCGGCAACCCGGTGGTGGAGCACTGCGTGCAGCTGATCTGGCGGATGCGCAACGAACTGCCGCGGGTCAAGCAGGTGTATGCCAACGTCTGCCACAACGACGATGACACCCGCGACGAGGAACACACCCGGATTCTGGACGCCTTGCGCCAGCGCGACCCGGCAGCGGCACGGTTGGCCATGCGCAACCACTTCCAGCGTCTGTTCGAATCGATGCTGGAAGCCACCGAGAACGAAGCGCTGGCCGAAATCCGCCGGCGGACCCAGCAGGACCGCGAACGCTTCAGGGCCGCGACCGGGCACTGA
- a CDS encoding TonB-dependent receptor, whose translation MLHDRRTASPRGLRHTALHSALFYALCATAALPLAHAQDADAPASPPGQATTLDQVQVTGIRGTIQTSIDKKREETVVSDVLAAEDIGDLPALSIGEAIETITGASTHREKGGASEISIRGLGPFLGSSTFNGREATNGSGDRSVNFNQFPSELINTVAIYKTQRADFVEGGVAGTINMETVKPLEYGKRTFQLDGRGTWQDYDDRLKDKDGVGWRGTASYIDQFDMGNAGKLGVSIGVQALEGSNPEEMFSSSSTWVACDGREVVGATRNCTQVNGNQVANGVPYYLVPSSRIYRQFIEHDKRDSQFAALQWRPSDLVEVNLDYQHSKRDYTEDRSDLSLSSMMRNLNNRVVTDDGALLHHTGSTTVDSTGNFLERQEEYTGGGLNVIFRPSPAWTLSTDLSYSNTERDQIERSTRLRAGRTDVNGRPVGGIKNTRYVDYTYDYSGDVPSITLDPAFDVNNPDNFTDSALVRRRQQHREHTIRAGRFDATFTPESGFFTAIKGGLRRSEATYTDYTDTVDVTTTNVAAIRAANLACRQAFPQDDFLANASGNTIDQWASFDSRCLFKAFTGVDDTGLSADLRNPANNDVTEKTSALYLMGDYSAEWFGLPVTGNIGVRGVRTEVRSVGLRSGLDVINNPDGTVTLEPTGDFTSQVLKSSNTEWLPSFNAAFELRPDLLLRVGAYRAMSRPDLAAEGFGRTFNLGEVDTEFNSVGDALRSITATGNPRAKPLMSWNGDLSLEWYANEDTMLSGALYYKQFNGGSMPVIVNETFDIDGQSVTVPVEQLATSDQKSDLFGVEFTASHSFSYLPGIFSGLGVKASYNYADSNFKTEDLRLGESTDPATGVVTPGIVEPANIFGLSKHVASAQVYWGLGKLDLQAIYKYRSDYYQQFVGDPSQNRYVRDNGSLDFRATYKVNKHLSLSLSASNLTDEPRVSDMPILGSFREYTTYGRRYYLGVRYRF comes from the coding sequence ATGTTGCATGACCGCCGTACGGCCTCGCCACGAGGCCTCCGCCACACCGCGCTGCACAGCGCGCTGTTCTATGCCCTGTGCGCCACCGCGGCCCTGCCGCTGGCCCACGCACAGGACGCCGATGCCCCGGCCTCGCCGCCGGGGCAAGCCACCACGCTGGATCAGGTCCAGGTGACCGGCATCCGCGGCACCATCCAGACCTCGATCGACAAGAAGCGCGAGGAGACCGTGGTCTCCGACGTGCTGGCGGCCGAGGACATCGGCGACCTGCCGGCGCTGTCCATCGGTGAAGCGATCGAAACCATCACCGGCGCCTCCACCCACCGCGAAAAAGGCGGTGCGTCGGAAATTTCCATCCGCGGCCTGGGCCCGTTCCTGGGTTCGTCCACCTTCAATGGCCGCGAGGCCACCAACGGCAGCGGCGACCGCTCGGTGAACTTCAACCAGTTCCCGTCCGAGCTGATCAACACCGTGGCGATCTACAAGACCCAGCGTGCCGACTTCGTCGAAGGCGGTGTGGCCGGCACGATCAACATGGAGACGGTCAAACCGCTGGAGTACGGCAAACGCACGTTCCAGCTCGATGGCCGTGGCACTTGGCAGGACTACGACGACCGCCTCAAGGACAAGGACGGCGTCGGCTGGCGCGGTACCGCCAGTTACATCGATCAGTTCGATATGGGCAACGCCGGCAAGCTCGGAGTCTCCATCGGCGTACAGGCGCTGGAAGGCAGCAACCCGGAAGAGATGTTCTCCAGCAGCTCCACCTGGGTGGCCTGCGATGGCCGTGAAGTGGTCGGCGCGACCCGCAACTGCACCCAGGTCAACGGCAACCAGGTCGCCAATGGCGTGCCGTACTACCTGGTGCCCAGCAGCCGCATCTATCGCCAGTTCATCGAACACGACAAGCGCGATTCGCAGTTCGCCGCGCTGCAGTGGCGCCCCAGCGACCTGGTGGAAGTGAACCTGGACTACCAGCACTCCAAGCGCGATTACACCGAAGACCGCTCGGATCTGTCGCTGTCTTCGATGATGCGCAACCTCAACAACCGCGTGGTCACCGATGATGGCGCGCTGCTGCACCACACCGGCAGCACCACGGTCGATTCCACCGGCAATTTCCTGGAGCGCCAGGAGGAATACACCGGCGGCGGGCTCAACGTGATCTTCCGGCCGAGCCCGGCGTGGACGCTGTCCACCGATCTGTCCTATTCCAACACCGAGCGCGATCAGATCGAACGCAGCACCCGCCTGCGCGCCGGCCGCACCGACGTCAACGGCAGGCCGGTCGGCGGCATCAAGAACACCCGCTATGTTGATTACACCTACGATTACAGCGGCGATGTGCCGAGCATCACCCTGGATCCGGCGTTCGATGTGAACAATCCGGACAACTTCACCGACTCGGCCCTGGTGCGTCGTCGCCAGCAGCACCGCGAGCACACCATCCGTGCTGGCCGCTTCGATGCCACCTTTACCCCGGAAAGCGGCTTCTTCACCGCCATCAAGGGCGGCCTGCGCCGCTCCGAGGCGACCTACACCGATTACACCGATACCGTGGATGTGACCACCACGAACGTCGCGGCGATCCGCGCCGCCAACCTCGCCTGCCGCCAGGCGTTCCCGCAGGACGATTTCCTGGCCAATGCCAGCGGCAACACCATCGACCAGTGGGCCAGCTTCGACAGCCGCTGTCTGTTCAAGGCGTTCACCGGCGTGGACGATACCGGCCTGAGCGCGGACCTGCGCAACCCAGCCAACAACGATGTCACCGAGAAAACCAGCGCGCTGTACCTGATGGGCGACTACAGCGCCGAATGGTTCGGCCTGCCGGTGACCGGCAATATCGGCGTGCGTGGTGTGCGCACCGAAGTGCGCTCGGTCGGCCTGCGCAGCGGTCTGGATGTGATCAACAATCCCGACGGTACCGTGACCCTGGAACCCACCGGCGATTTCACCTCGCAGGTGCTCAAGTCCAGCAATACCGAATGGCTGCCCAGTTTCAATGCTGCCTTCGAGCTGCGCCCGGACCTGCTGCTGCGCGTCGGTGCCTATCGGGCGATGTCGCGGCCGGACCTGGCCGCCGAAGGCTTCGGCCGCACCTTCAACCTGGGTGAGGTGGATACCGAGTTCAACAGCGTGGGCGATGCGCTGCGCAGCATCACGGCCACCGGCAACCCGCGCGCCAAGCCCTTGATGTCGTGGAACGGCGACCTCTCGCTGGAGTGGTATGCCAACGAAGACACCATGTTGTCCGGTGCGCTGTACTACAAGCAGTTCAACGGTGGTTCGATGCCGGTGATCGTCAACGAAACGTTCGATATCGATGGCCAGAGCGTGACCGTGCCGGTGGAGCAGCTGGCCACCAGCGACCAGAAGAGCGATCTGTTCGGCGTGGAGTTCACCGCCTCGCACAGCTTCTCCTACCTGCCGGGGATCTTCTCCGGGCTGGGCGTGAAGGCCAGCTACAACTACGCCGATTCCAACTTCAAGACCGAAGACCTGCGCCTGGGCGAGTCCACTGACCCGGCCACTGGCGTAGTGACCCCGGGCATCGTCGAGCCGGCCAACATCTTCGGCCTGTCCAAGCATGTCGCCTCGGCGCAGGTGTACTGGGGCCTGGGCAAGCTCGACCTGCAGGCGATCTACAAGTACCGCTCCGACTATTACCAGCAGTTCGTCGGCGACCCGTCGCAGAACCGCTATGTGCGGGACAATGGCTCGCTGGACTTCCGCGCCACCTACAAGGTGAACAAGCACCTGTCGCTGTCGCTGTCGGCCAGCAACCTCACCGATGAGCCGCGGGTATCGGATATGCCCATCCTCGGCAGCTTCCGCGAGTACACCACGTACGGGCGGCGGTATTATCTGGGGGTGCGCTACCGCTTCTGA